One window from the genome of Malus domestica chromosome 01, GDT2T_hap1 encodes:
- the LOC139197472 gene encoding secreted RxLR effector protein 161-like, whose amino-acid sequence MKPVRTPLIANEKLKSEGGSEPVDANLYRKIVGSLLYLTATRPDIMYAASLLSRFMHNPTKTHLGTAKRVLRYVQGTIDFGIKYKKGQTTILVGFCDSDWGGSEDDMRSTSGYAFTFGSGVFSWASVKQQSVALSTAEAEYVSAAEATSQAIWLRFVLKDFGELQVEPTKLMCDNTSAIAMTRNPVFHQKTRHIKMKYHFIRDAIQENVIELMYCN is encoded by the coding sequence ATGAAACCAGTACGCACTCCCTTAATTGcaaatgaaaaactcaaaagtgAAGGTGGAAGTGAACCAGTAGATGCAAATCTCTACAGAAAAATTGTTGGCAGCCTGTTATATCTCACAGCAACAAGACCGGACATCATGTATGCTGCAAGCCTACTATCAAGATTCATGCACAATCCTACCAAAACACATTTGGGAACTGCTAAAAGGGTTCTCAGGTATGTGCAAGGGACAATCGATTTTGGAATCAAGTATAAGAAAGGACAGACAACTATATTAGTCGGTTTCTGTGATAGTGACTGGGGAGGCAGTGAAGATGACATGAGGAGCACATCGGGGTATGCATTTACATTTGGCTCTGGTGTATTCTCGTGGGCCTCAGTTaagcaacaaagtgttgcaCTATCAACAGCCGAAGCTGAATATGTGAGTGCTGCAGAAGCAACATCTCAAGCAATCTGGCTGAGATTTGTTCTCAAAGATTTTGGGGAACTGCAGGTTGAACCAACTAAGCTAATGtgtgataatacctcagcaataGCAATGACAAGGAATCCAGTATTTCATCAGAAAACACGACACATCAAAATGAAGTATCATTTTATCAGAGATGCAATACAAGAGAATGTCATTGAACTAATGTACTGCAACTGA